A genomic stretch from Actinomycetota bacterium includes:
- a CDS encoding cobalamin B12-binding domain-containing protein: protein MAKPGLDGHERGAKVVARGLRDAGMEVIYTGIRQTPESIAAAALQEDLDAICLSILSGAHLSICRRLADAMAEMGIEDIPVVVGGIIPEDDTEELRRLGVRAIFGPGSNLDDIVAAVQEIVGGADA, encoded by the coding sequence ATGGCCAAGCCGGGCCTCGACGGTCACGAGCGTGGTGCCAAGGTCGTGGCGCGCGGGCTACGTGACGCCGGTATGGAGGTGATCTACACGGGGATCCGCCAGACGCCCGAGTCGATCGCCGCGGCTGCGCTCCAGGAGGATCTCGACGCCATCTGCCTCTCGATCCTGTCCGGCGCCCACCTGTCGATCTGCCGCCGGCTGGCCGACGCGATGGCCGAGATGGGCATCGAGGACATCCCCGTCGTGGTCGGCGGGATCATCCCCGAGGACGACACGGAGGAGCTCAGACGGCTCGGTGTGCGTGCGATCTTCGGTCCCGGCTCGAACCTCGATGACATCGTCGCGGCCGTCCAGGAGATCGTGGGAGGGGCTGATGCTTGA
- a CDS encoding methylmalonyl-CoA mutase, translated as MTDDTTITTTSDLPIAAYHDSTTLDELGVDEDRGFPPPGTYPFTRGFREEGYRTGFWDWEMYAGFGSAENANERYRFLLENGATGGVSVALDLPTQIGLDSDHPLAQDEVGLAGVALDSFSDIERLFSGVDLGQAGHVFSTANAIGPIMYAWVLHYCHTHDVDPATFRLQIQNDPIKEYIARGTQFLPVQAAVRLATDVMAYSHEHTPTWLPVSVSGSHMKQAGASPAEEAAFTLANATAYMEQLEAKGVKLADFNPTLEIHFCTDMDFFEEVAKYRAVRRAWSEIGRERFGVPDERLPFRLHAATSGLPLTAQQPLNNIARITLQALAQVLGGCEATRTASYDEALAIPREEAAVVSLRINQIIAHETGIAKTTDPLGGSYYVEALTKRIHQVIQDELERIGELGGALAAVEAGYFQERLARRAYEDQRALDTGERIVVGVNAYVQEETVSHPRFAVDPAWEAEQLSHLRAHREGRNEAELRSALAGVRDACASTDNVVPSVLAAVAAGATIGEICHAWREVFGEFEQQWAQV; from the coding sequence ATGACGGACGACACGACGATAACGACGACGAGCGATCTGCCGATCGCCGCCTACCACGACTCGACCACCCTCGATGAGCTGGGTGTCGACGAGGACCGCGGCTTCCCGCCTCCCGGGACCTACCCCTTCACGCGGGGGTTCCGCGAGGAGGGTTACCGGACCGGCTTCTGGGACTGGGAGATGTACGCCGGCTTCGGGTCGGCGGAGAACGCGAACGAGCGCTACCGATTTCTGCTCGAGAACGGCGCCACCGGGGGGGTCTCCGTCGCGCTCGACCTGCCGACCCAGATCGGCCTCGACTCCGATCACCCGCTCGCTCAGGATGAGGTCGGGCTGGCTGGTGTCGCCCTGGACTCGTTCAGCGACATCGAGCGGCTGTTCTCCGGCGTGGACCTGGGGCAGGCCGGCCATGTCTTCTCCACGGCGAACGCGATCGGGCCGATCATGTACGCGTGGGTGCTGCACTACTGCCACACCCACGACGTCGACCCCGCCACGTTCCGGCTCCAGATCCAGAACGACCCCATCAAGGAGTACATCGCGCGGGGGACCCAGTTCCTGCCGGTTCAGGCGGCGGTGCGCCTGGCCACCGACGTGATGGCGTACTCCCACGAGCACACGCCGACGTGGTTGCCGGTGTCGGTGTCGGGGTCGCACATGAAGCAGGCGGGTGCGAGCCCCGCTGAGGAGGCCGCGTTCACGCTCGCCAACGCGACCGCGTACATGGAGCAGCTCGAGGCGAAGGGGGTGAAGCTCGCCGACTTCAACCCGACCCTCGAGATCCACTTCTGCACCGACATGGACTTCTTCGAGGAGGTCGCCAAGTACCGCGCTGTGCGCCGTGCCTGGTCCGAGATCGGGCGTGAGCGGTTCGGCGTCCCCGACGAGCGTCTGCCGTTCCGACTGCACGCGGCGACGTCGGGTCTGCCGCTCACCGCCCAGCAGCCACTGAACAACATCGCCCGCATCACCCTTCAGGCACTCGCGCAGGTGCTCGGCGGTTGCGAGGCGACCAGGACCGCCTCCTACGACGAGGCGTTAGCGATCCCGCGGGAGGAGGCCGCGGTGGTCTCGCTCCGGATCAACCAGATCATCGCGCACGAGACGGGCATCGCGAAGACGACCGATCCGCTCGGGGGGTCCTACTACGTGGAAGCCCTGACCAAGCGCATCCATCAGGTGATCCAGGACGAGCTGGAACGCATCGGTGAACTCGGTGGCGCGCTGGCGGCCGTCGAAGCGGGGTACTTCCAGGAGCGCCTGGCGCGGCGGGCCTACGAGGACCAGCGCGCTCTGGATACCGGCGAGCGGATCGTCGTCGGCGTGAACGCATACGTGCAAGAGGAGACGGTGAGCCACCCGCGCTTCGCCGTGGATCCGGCGTGGGAAGCGGAGCAGCTCAGCCACCTGCGCGCCCACCGCGAGGGGCGCAACGAGGCCGAGTTGCGTTCGGCCCTCGCTGGCGTTCGCGACGCGTGCGCGAGTACGGACAACGTCGTTCCCTCGGTCCTCGCGGCCGTCGCGGCGGGCGCGACCATCGGCGAGATCTGCCACGCGTGGCGCGAGGTCTTCGGCGAGTTCGAGCAGCAGTGGGCGCAGGTCTGA
- a CDS encoding IclR family transcriptional regulator translates to MTGRSADDRQNIPVRAVGRAIDLLFALTEGPRSLGEIAAETGLTKATTHRLLASLAYRHLVIQEPVEGRYVLGPGCLRFVEAVGNGLGGVTLVARPLLEALRDATGETVTIHMRVGAQRVCLEELPSPHTVRYTAGIGAVAPVHVGAAGHVLLAFMSHASLDRLLASMSLDPITERTVSEEADLRSRLDVVRERGWAESQGERVPGAKAVSVPIFGPGDILVAALSVLAPEARLSDRAMDHARKELQRVAEQIRTRLGTLEQAVPAQEVSS, encoded by the coding sequence GTGACAGGACGGTCCGCGGACGACCGCCAGAACATCCCCGTTCGAGCCGTCGGGCGGGCGATCGACCTCCTCTTCGCGCTCACGGAGGGGCCCCGCAGCCTGGGGGAGATCGCGGCCGAGACCGGACTCACGAAGGCCACGACCCACCGTCTCCTCGCCAGCCTCGCCTACCGGCACCTCGTCATCCAGGAGCCGGTCGAGGGTCGCTACGTGCTCGGACCCGGTTGTCTTCGGTTCGTCGAGGCCGTCGGCAACGGGCTCGGCGGCGTCACCCTCGTCGCCCGTCCGCTGCTCGAGGCGCTACGCGACGCCACCGGCGAGACCGTGACCATCCACATGCGCGTCGGTGCTCAGCGCGTGTGCCTCGAGGAGCTGCCCAGTCCCCACACCGTCCGGTACACGGCGGGGATCGGGGCGGTGGCCCCCGTGCACGTCGGCGCCGCCGGTCACGTCCTCCTGGCCTTCATGTCGCACGCGAGCCTCGACCGGCTCTTGGCCTCGATGAGCCTCGACCCGATCACCGAGCGGACCGTCAGCGAGGAGGCGGACCTCCGAAGCCGGCTCGACGTCGTCCGAGAGCGCGGTTGGGCGGAGAGTCAGGGCGAACGCGTTCCCGGCGCGAAGGCGGTCAGCGTCCCGATCTTCGGTCCCGGCGACATCCTGGTCGCGGCGTTGAGCGTGCTCGCACCCGAGGCGCGGCTGTCCGACCGCGCGATGGACCACGCACGCAAGGAACTCCAACGGGTCGCGGAACAGATCCGGACCCGACTCGGGACCCTGGAACAAGCGGTACCCGCCCAGGAGGTGTCCTCATGA
- a CDS encoding MmgE/PrpD family protein has translation MTLREDLVAAGSMAAQDPPFDLLRARLLGNLLVACGRQDESAPLKTVVPGNGPGAIAFRLAADMHARTQDDFYPPGRSHVGAVVIPAVLAVTEGDPLRPLAAGYEVLALVSASYAPIAQQRGLRPTGVFGAIGAAVGAGVALGLTDGQLHDAVSIASAAAAGTNQSWLDGSDEWLIEVAGAARAGVEAALMARAGVRGASGALGGAAGWARAYFDDPEGSRLSTTIAAAEPARIADVAAKPFPVSGIAQTPTWLAAEIGAKLDHRPPRRVEVRMSPAELGYPGSRNRGPFRSRSDSLMSVARCVSLGYLHGRVPYDHLVTAPEGDEVDILERIELVEDAALDELQCIMVVDTTDGTVERRADGRELLYPSWTEVTDSIDVLSARAECDADRGHRLLELVASDAGGAALLDGTEPS, from the coding sequence GTGACGCTGCGCGAGGACCTCGTGGCTGCGGGCTCGATGGCTGCGCAGGATCCTCCGTTCGACCTGCTCCGCGCGCGCCTGCTGGGCAACCTGCTGGTGGCGTGCGGTCGGCAGGACGAGAGCGCCCCGCTCAAGACCGTCGTTCCCGGCAACGGTCCGGGCGCGATCGCGTTCCGGCTGGCCGCCGACATGCACGCCCGCACTCAGGACGACTTCTACCCGCCCGGGCGATCGCACGTCGGGGCGGTCGTGATACCCGCCGTTCTCGCTGTCACCGAAGGCGACCCACTGCGGCCACTCGCCGCGGGCTACGAGGTGCTCGCGCTCGTCTCCGCCAGCTACGCGCCGATCGCGCAGCAGCGCGGCCTGCGGCCGACGGGGGTGTTCGGCGCCATCGGCGCCGCCGTGGGTGCCGGAGTGGCGCTGGGACTCACCGACGGACAACTCCACGACGCGGTGTCGATCGCGTCCGCCGCGGCGGCGGGTACCAACCAGTCGTGGTTGGACGGCAGCGACGAGTGGCTGATCGAGGTGGCGGGCGCGGCGCGGGCGGGGGTCGAGGCGGCGCTGATGGCACGGGCGGGGGTGCGGGGCGCATCGGGTGCCCTCGGAGGCGCTGCGGGCTGGGCCCGCGCGTACTTCGACGACCCCGAGGGCTCGCGTCTGTCGACCACCATCGCCGCAGCCGAACCGGCGCGCATCGCCGACGTCGCGGCCAAACCCTTCCCCGTCAGCGGCATCGCCCAGACGCCGACATGGCTCGCCGCTGAGATCGGCGCGAAGCTCGACCATCGACCGCCCCGCCGGGTCGAGGTACGCATGTCGCCGGCGGAACTCGGCTACCCAGGCAGTCGTAACCGCGGGCCCTTCCGCTCTCGCTCCGACTCACTGATGAGCGTGGCGCGCTGCGTCTCCCTGGGGTACCTGCACGGTCGCGTCCCCTACGACCACCTCGTCACGGCGCCGGAGGGTGACGAGGTCGACATCCTGGAGCGCATCGAGCTGGTCGAGGATGCGGCGCTGGACGAGCTGCAGTGCATCATGGTGGTGGACACGACCGACGGGACCGTGGAGCGTCGGGCCGACGGCCGCGAGCTGCTGTACCCGTCGTGGACGGAGGTGACGGACAGCATCGACGTGCTCAGCGCCCGTGCCGAATGCGACGCCGACCGCGGCCATAGGTTGCTGGAGCTCGTCGCGTCCGACGCCGGGGGCGCGGCCCTGCTCGACGGAACGGAGCCATCGTGA
- a CDS encoding AMP-binding protein has protein sequence MDVAYLLRRGAREHAARPAVVWGDRHVTYGALDERAQRLANGLRACGIEPGDAVGVLLDNRIEYPEVDVALAYGGFVRVALNARLGSAEFAYSLGDVGARAIVTEAAFDETVAGLVDDVEMAWIRIGDAADGDARALDYEDLVERSSPRVERAPIDDGSTAWVSYTSGTTGRPKGVTLSHRALAQVTFNMMMELGPITSGRSILLPQPLSHGAGFFVLAYLATGGRCHVLSRFDADHALALGASEGIDTLKLVPSMLADLVTADGSSAFDTIIYGASPIPASVLDRALDRFGPVLMQIYGQSEAPVTITVLHKADHARPGEHRRSAGRPWRSVQLAVVDDDGTEVAPGELGELVVAGAHLMDGYHGKPELTAEVLRDGRLWTRDMAIIDPEGYVHLRGRRDDMINSGGFNIAPKEVEDAVAEHPAVAECVAVGYPHPRWGEAVRVYVVTDGGAVTEAEIIEHSRPRLGFRRPRSVVFVDSLPRSSYGKVDRSRLPVPTGASDGQRGDR, from the coding sequence TTGGACGTCGCGTACCTGCTGCGCCGTGGCGCGCGGGAGCACGCCGCGCGACCCGCGGTCGTGTGGGGCGACCGACACGTGACGTACGGTGCGCTCGACGAGCGCGCGCAGCGGCTCGCCAACGGACTGCGGGCGTGCGGCATCGAGCCCGGTGATGCGGTCGGGGTGCTGCTCGACAACCGCATCGAGTACCCCGAGGTCGATGTCGCGCTCGCCTACGGCGGGTTCGTCCGCGTGGCGCTCAACGCCCGGCTGGGCTCGGCCGAGTTCGCCTACTCGCTCGGTGATGTCGGGGCGCGCGCCATCGTGACCGAGGCCGCCTTCGACGAGACGGTCGCGGGTCTGGTCGACGATGTCGAGATGGCGTGGATCCGCATCGGCGATGCGGCGGACGGCGACGCTCGCGCGCTGGACTACGAGGACCTCGTCGAGCGGTCCTCGCCCCGCGTCGAGCGGGCACCGATCGACGACGGCTCGACGGCGTGGGTCTCCTACACGTCCGGGACGACCGGCCGGCCGAAGGGCGTGACGCTGAGCCACCGCGCGCTCGCGCAGGTCACCTTCAACATGATGATGGAGCTGGGGCCGATCACCTCCGGGCGCTCGATCCTGCTCCCGCAGCCGCTGTCACACGGGGCGGGCTTCTTCGTCCTCGCGTACCTGGCGACGGGCGGCCGTTGCCACGTGCTGTCGCGCTTCGACGCGGACCACGCGCTGGCGCTGGGCGCCTCCGAGGGCATCGACACGCTCAAGCTCGTGCCCAGCATGCTGGCCGACCTCGTCACTGCCGACGGGTCCTCGGCGTTCGACACCATCATCTACGGCGCCTCCCCGATCCCCGCCTCCGTCCTCGACCGGGCGCTCGACCGGTTCGGGCCGGTGCTGATGCAGATCTACGGCCAGTCCGAGGCGCCGGTCACCATCACGGTGCTGCACAAGGCCGATCACGCACGACCGGGGGAGCACCGGCGATCGGCGGGGCGGCCCTGGCGCTCCGTCCAACTCGCCGTCGTCGACGACGACGGCACCGAGGTCGCGCCCGGTGAGTTGGGCGAACTCGTCGTCGCCGGCGCACACCTCATGGACGGCTACCACGGCAAGCCGGAGCTCACCGCGGAGGTCCTGCGCGACGGCCGGCTGTGGACGCGCGACATGGCCATCATCGACCCGGAGGGTTACGTCCACCTGAGGGGTCGTCGCGACGACATGATCAACTCGGGCGGGTTCAACATCGCGCCCAAGGAGGTCGAGGACGCCGTCGCCGAGCACCCCGCGGTCGCGGAGTGCGTCGCCGTCGGTTACCCCCACCCGCGCTGGGGTGAGGCCGTGCGGGTCTACGTCGTCACCGACGGAGGAGCGGTCACCGAGGCGGAGATCATCGAGCACTCCCGACCACGCCTGGGCTTCCGTCGCCCGCGGTCGGTGGTCTTCGTCGACTCGCTCCCGCGCTCGTCGTACGGCAAGGTCGACCGCAGCCGACTCCCGGTGCCGACAGGGGCAAGCGACGGGCAGCGGGGTGACCGGTGA
- a CDS encoding nuclear transport factor 2 family protein, with translation MTVHAELWDRELIRECKALYCHLLDSRRFDALVDRCFAPTDPVVDFTPEHERVEGIEAVRRFYTEYVPSIRDQTCHRFTNGIIAIDGSTARASWYLHGSLVIAGEPYWVQGIYNDELVRDDDGTWRIRVLDLDWEYLCHYEDGWSHPSRAPAIAWTHKSSGAAIAG, from the coding sequence ATGACGGTGCATGCGGAGCTGTGGGACCGTGAGCTGATCCGCGAGTGCAAAGCGCTCTACTGCCACCTGCTCGACAGCCGCCGCTTCGACGCGCTCGTCGACCGCTGCTTCGCACCGACCGACCCCGTGGTCGACTTCACCCCCGAGCACGAGCGCGTCGAGGGCATCGAAGCGGTCCGGCGCTTCTACACCGAGTACGTGCCCTCCATCCGTGACCAGACCTGCCACCGGTTCACCAACGGGATCATCGCGATCGACGGGTCCACAGCCCGCGCCTCGTGGTACCTGCACGGCTCGCTGGTCATCGCGGGCGAGCCGTACTGGGTCCAGGGGATCTACAACGACGAGCTCGTCCGCGACGACGACGGCACCTGGCGCATCCGCGTCCTCGACCTCGACTGGGAGTACCTCTGCCACTACGAGGACGGATGGAGCCACCCGAGCCGCGCCCCCGCCATCGCCTGGACGCACAAGTCCTCTGGCGCGGCGATCGCCGGTTGA
- a CDS encoding iron-containing alcohol dehydrogenase has product MTLLTLPGAIGTGPVGELFADLATHHGWTRVAVITGTAVAGATDLAACIEDSHNRVVETFARGPAHAPVEHVEQLAAELRTFGPDVVVSAGGGSSHDAAKGVRTLLAHGGRLEDHCLRYFPPDRLERPDLSGPKLAHVTVPTTLSGSEANGAAGFAAGPDGKRVLADDSLLPRAVLIDREILATTPERIFRASAMNALDHGVEGLASRGRSPVTAAILRGALRELAAATATDSDDPSQRERAVVMSALIGTSLPGTWLGLAHAIGHVLGARYAAAHGDCHAIVAGAVVRFNAPAAAPSHEEACAVLGLSGSSDALAAWLDARADAWSLPRRLRDIEVPRGDLDAVAGAVHRDHDTFHNPRPPTPGDIADLLRSMW; this is encoded by the coding sequence TTGACGCTGCTGACCCTCCCCGGCGCCATCGGGACCGGACCGGTCGGAGAGCTCTTCGCCGACCTCGCGACCCACCACGGCTGGACCCGGGTGGCGGTGATCACGGGGACCGCGGTCGCCGGGGCGACCGACCTCGCAGCCTGTATCGAGGACAGCCACAACCGTGTCGTGGAGACGTTCGCCCGTGGCCCGGCACACGCGCCCGTGGAGCACGTCGAGCAGCTCGCCGCCGAGCTGAGAACCTTCGGACCCGATGTCGTGGTGTCCGCTGGCGGCGGATCGTCGCACGATGCCGCCAAGGGGGTCCGGACCCTGCTGGCCCACGGCGGTCGCCTCGAGGACCACTGTCTGCGCTACTTCCCTCCCGATCGTCTCGAGCGCCCCGACCTGTCGGGACCGAAGCTGGCGCACGTGACCGTGCCGACCACGTTGTCGGGGTCCGAGGCGAACGGCGCGGCCGGGTTCGCCGCGGGCCCCGACGGCAAACGGGTCCTGGCCGACGACTCGCTGCTGCCGAGGGCCGTCCTCATCGACCGTGAGATCCTGGCCACCACGCCCGAACGGATCTTCCGCGCCAGCGCGATGAACGCCCTGGACCATGGCGTCGAGGGTCTGGCGTCGCGCGGCCGCAGCCCGGTGACGGCGGCGATCCTCCGCGGAGCACTCCGCGAGCTCGCAGCCGCCACCGCAACCGACAGCGATGACCCGTCGCAGCGCGAGCGCGCGGTCGTGATGTCGGCGCTGATCGGCACGTCGCTGCCGGGGACGTGGCTCGGCCTGGCCCACGCGATCGGGCACGTGCTCGGGGCGCGGTACGCGGCCGCCCACGGTGACTGCCACGCGATCGTGGCCGGTGCCGTCGTCCGCTTCAACGCCCCGGCCGCCGCCCCCTCCCACGAGGAGGCTTGTGCCGTGCTGGGGCTGTCGGGCTCGTCGGACGCTCTCGCGGCGTGGCTCGACGCACGCGCCGACGCCTGGAGCCTCCCCCGACGCCTGCGGGACATCGAGGTCCCCCGAGGTGATCTCGACGCCGTGGCCGGGGCGGTCCACCGCGACCACGACACGTTCCACAACCCGCGCCCCCCGACCCCCGGGGACATCGCGGACCTGCTCCGGTCGATGTGGTGA
- a CDS encoding N-acyl homoserine lactonase family protein — protein sequence MSLQITPLDCGQITGVEQSMHQYFQGFGNKVNANIVQWLITGGDHPVVVDFSAGTPEMVRERFDRELIQSSDQHPRAQIEAAGVDPADVGTVVLTHLHLDHCAGIDLGLYPNAAILIQLSELRYAAAPYPPHYGIYDKGVMKRLLPIYASEYDNIRVIDGDLRLMDGVRVLHTPGHTPGTQAVLVDTDEGTYAIASDNVPFQSSWRGPTLSDWIPEGIHVSLKDCYDSLGRIAFLADHILPSHDYVVLEEASYPPNRAES from the coding sequence ATGAGCCTCCAGATCACCCCTCTGGACTGCGGGCAGATCACCGGCGTGGAGCAGTCCATGCACCAGTACTTCCAGGGGTTCGGCAACAAGGTGAACGCCAACATCGTCCAGTGGCTGATCACCGGTGGTGACCACCCGGTGGTCGTCGACTTCTCCGCCGGGACGCCGGAGATGGTCCGTGAACGCTTCGATCGCGAGCTCATCCAGAGCTCGGACCAGCACCCGCGCGCCCAGATCGAGGCCGCCGGGGTGGACCCCGCCGACGTGGGGACGGTCGTGCTGACCCACCTTCACCTCGACCACTGCGCCGGCATCGACCTCGGCCTCTACCCCAACGCCGCCATCCTCATCCAGCTGAGTGAGCTGCGCTACGCGGCCGCCCCGTACCCCCCGCACTACGGCATCTACGACAAGGGCGTGATGAAGCGGCTGCTGCCGATCTACGCCTCCGAGTACGACAACATCCGGGTCATCGACGGCGACCTGCGCCTGATGGACGGCGTTCGCGTCCTGCACACACCGGGGCACACCCCCGGTACGCAGGCGGTGCTGGTCGACACCGACGAGGGGACCTACGCCATCGCCTCGGACAACGTGCCGTTCCAGTCATCGTGGCGCGGACCGACGCTGAGCGACTGGATCCCGGAGGGGATCCACGTGAGCCTGAAGGACTGCTACGACTCGCTCGGCCGGATCGCCTTCCTCGCCGATCACATCCTCCCGTCACACGACTACGTCGTGCTCGAGGAGGCCAGCTACCCACCGAACAGGGCGGAGTCATGA
- a CDS encoding carboxymuconolactone decarboxylase family protein, translating to MTSYRRTEETLTRLEEHGTPDRLVQMARALEGSAQDTASLPPKVIQLGLALAYANRGRDDEARRHGEAALAAGLTRPEAIEALLAGVLSRGMGVLHVNAWIVEAAAEGDWTPLPDAEAMDTAAILEYFAGNFGEVPAWLEMLADASPPTLEAYYSLRSDILRDGALPRKHKELLLVVLNAVERYDVGMQVHMKGALAAGATEAELAEAMRAAIVGGGLVAWLAAASTAGPVLEEHRSA from the coding sequence ATGACGAGCTATCGGCGCACGGAGGAGACCCTCACAAGGCTGGAGGAGCACGGGACCCCGGATCGGCTCGTGCAGATGGCGCGCGCGCTGGAAGGCTCGGCGCAGGACACCGCGTCCCTGCCCCCCAAGGTCATCCAGCTGGGGCTGGCGCTGGCCTACGCCAACCGAGGCCGCGACGACGAGGCGCGGCGTCACGGGGAGGCGGCCCTCGCAGCGGGGTTGACCCGTCCGGAGGCGATCGAAGCGCTCCTGGCGGGCGTGCTCTCGCGCGGGATGGGGGTCCTGCACGTGAACGCGTGGATCGTGGAGGCCGCCGCCGAGGGCGACTGGACGCCACTGCCGGACGCCGAGGCGATGGACACCGCCGCGATCCTCGAGTACTTCGCGGGGAACTTCGGCGAGGTCCCGGCCTGGCTCGAGATGCTGGCCGACGCCTCACCGCCGACGCTCGAGGCTTACTACAGCCTCCGCTCCGACATCCTCCGGGACGGGGCGCTGCCGCGGAAGCACAAGGAGCTGCTCCTGGTCGTCCTCAACGCCGTCGAGCGCTACGACGTCGGCATGCAGGTCCACATGAAGGGCGCGCTCGCTGCTGGCGCCACCGAGGCCGAGCTGGCGGAGGCCATGCGCGCGGCGATCGTCGGGGGCGGGCTGGTCGCGTGGCTCGCGGCCGCGAGCACCGCCGGGCCGGTGCTCGAGGAGCACCGGTCGGCCTGA
- a CDS encoding ABC transporter ATP-binding protein, which produces MLDVRDIHVRRGNVDVLHGVSLQVGEGEILTLLGGNGVGKSTTLRSITGLNPPHAGSIHVNDRRTDGLRPPAITAAGVAHVPEGRQLFPDLSVVENLEMGAYLRDDDLSEDLEHVFELFPDLDRVRSARAGNLSGGQQQMLAIGRGLMSRPRLLLLDEPSLGLAPLLVKRIGDVIREIRATGASVFLVEQNATLALGVADRGLVMTGGRIILEGTPDELRNDDRVRSAYLGG; this is translated from the coding sequence CTGCTCGACGTTCGGGACATCCACGTTCGACGCGGCAACGTCGACGTGCTCCATGGCGTGTCGCTGCAGGTGGGGGAGGGCGAGATCCTGACTCTGCTCGGCGGGAACGGTGTCGGCAAGAGCACCACGCTGCGGAGCATCACCGGCCTCAACCCGCCCCATGCTGGCTCGATCCACGTGAACGATCGACGCACCGACGGGCTGCGACCCCCCGCGATCACCGCGGCTGGTGTCGCGCACGTTCCCGAGGGGCGCCAGCTCTTCCCGGACCTGTCGGTCGTCGAGAACCTCGAGATGGGGGCGTACCTGCGGGACGACGATCTGTCCGAGGATCTCGAGCACGTCTTCGAGCTGTTCCCCGACCTCGATCGGGTGCGCTCGGCTCGGGCGGGCAACCTCAGTGGAGGACAACAGCAGATGCTCGCGATCGGACGCGGGCTCATGAGCCGGCCGCGCTTGCTGCTGCTCGACGAACCCTCGCTCGGCCTCGCCCCGCTCCTCGTGAAGCGGATCGGGGACGTGATCCGCGAGATCCGTGCGACGGGAGCGAGCGTCTTCCTTGTGGAGCAGAACGCCACGCTCGCGCTAGGCGTCGCGGACCGGGGCCTCGTGATGACGGGTGGCCGCATCATCCTCGAGGGGACGCCCGACGAGCTCCGCAACGACGACCGCGTCCGGTCCGCGTACCTGGGCGGTTGA
- a CDS encoding ABC transporter ATP-binding protein, protein MLTGQRLTRIFGGLRALHEVDFELGVEQIVGLIGPNGAGKTTLFNLVSGFDQPTSGVVRWRGEDITGLRPHQRAALGIVRTFQHSRLFPDVTVREHVHFGAHMLANHSVRDAVVPRQRGPALEHAEEVVERFGLTDLADARASDLAYGLARRVSLATAVASGATCLLLDEPAAGLNAEETRRLEADLRRLQADGYTIWLVEHDMDLVMRVSDHVMVLDAGEKIAEGPPREVAVDPKVIEAYLGGDE, encoded by the coding sequence ATGCTCACGGGCCAGAGGCTGACACGGATCTTCGGAGGCTTGCGCGCGCTCCACGAGGTCGACTTCGAGCTCGGCGTCGAGCAGATCGTGGGGCTGATCGGACCCAACGGCGCCGGCAAGACCACCCTGTTCAACCTCGTCTCCGGCTTCGACCAGCCTACGTCCGGCGTGGTGCGGTGGCGCGGTGAGGACATCACCGGCTTGAGACCGCACCAGCGGGCCGCGCTCGGCATCGTGCGGACGTTCCAGCACTCACGGCTCTTCCCGGACGTGACCGTGCGCGAGCACGTGCACTTCGGGGCGCACATGCTCGCCAACCACTCCGTCCGCGATGCCGTCGTCCCGCGACAGCGCGGTCCGGCCCTCGAGCACGCGGAGGAGGTCGTCGAGCGCTTCGGGCTGACCGATCTGGCTGATGCGCGCGCGTCCGATCTCGCCTACGGCCTTGCCCGGCGGGTCTCACTGGCGACCGCCGTCGCGAGCGGGGCGACGTGCCTGCTGCTGGATGAGCCGGCCGCCGGCCTCAACGCCGAGGAGACGCGCCGCCTCGAGGCGGATCTGAGGCGCCTGCAGGCTGACGGGTACACGATCTGGCTGGTCGAACACGACATGGACCTCGTGATGCGCGTCTCCGATCACGTGATGGTCCTCGATGCCGGCGAGAAGATCGCCGAGGGTCCGCCGCGAGAGGTCGCCGTCGATCCGAAGGTCATCGAGGCCTACCTCGGAGGGGACGAGTAG